A single window of Solea solea chromosome 9, fSolSol10.1, whole genome shotgun sequence DNA harbors:
- the abl2 gene encoding tyrosine-protein kinase ABL2 isoform X3 has translation MYWELWLSQVTASAALQCMLVQNKEALHRPFGLDSAALTEAVRWSSKENLLGAAESDPNLFVALYDFVASGDNTLSITKGEKLRVLGYNQNREWSEVRSKNGQGWVPSNYITPVNSLEKHSWYHGPVSRSAAEYLLSSLINGSFLVRESESSPGQLSISLRYEGRVYHYRINTASDGKVYVTSESRFATLAELVHHHSTVADGLVTTLHYPAPKCNKPTVYGVSPIHDKWEMERTDITMKHKLGGGQYGEVYVGVWKKYNLTVAVKTLKEDTMEIEEFLKEASVMKEVKHPNLVQLLGVCTLEPPFYIVTEYMPHGNLLDYLRECDKEEVNAVVLLYMATQISSAMEYLEKKNFIHRDLAARNCLVGENHVVKVADFGLSRLMTGDTYTAHAGAKFPIKWTAPESLAYNTFSIKSDVWAFGVLLWEIATYGMSPYPGIDLSQVYDLLEKGYRMEQPEGCPPKVYELMRACWQWSPLDRPSFAEIHQAFETMFHDSSISEEVAEELCKTASSGHFGPLHSFSQDMPLLPSKSRTLHKHTENKENIEGGLDGRTDHGTHSHSGWASLLGGDGRSGGSPALPRKQQPRDKSPGSLLEDTQDMGTFTRDRKTSFFSSFIKKKSSSSSSSSQLQQSLPTPPKRSSSFREMETQPHKKYEPTADFSAPPPLPQSDSLGGFSASPSHSQGEPAQTQSRCCGAAFGQKPSSGGLSSQVTSSSTWGGLAGFFTPRLIKKTLGLRTGKTPSSDEGGSIVGGPKPFPRSNSTSSMSSGLPDLERMALTLPRNRSAKTPLERTASTTSQPENGAAQPSESLLRRMDEGTAQIRERPKAKLLPRGAAAGMRAPGVGGEVGESDTLSRVKEGKEESGGGLERQQSWSSPLKSSTSTTSSAAPGAPTHNHKVPVLISPTLKHSPADVHLVGLDSQGNRFKLLSEHQADRDRPRLVKPKCAPPPPPTLRGLQHSYSGDGEEQLGGAPVEVNGDTLKGHRSRRTSGGATTGRPSVPPPQVPPASSSAITNTTPTKMANGATPTASQAAQSAGSKVALRRIRQQAERVPLERVSREALLECLSSVLQASSESPSSSQVLDAGHQLLDYCSGYVDCIPQMRNKFAFREAVGKLELSLQELRASSSGGGLSSVGPNTVLDNLHSCIKEISDVVQR, from the exons ATGTACTGGGAACTGTGGCTGAGCCAGGTCACGGCCAGTGCCGCACTACAGTGCATGTTGGTCCAGAACAAAG AAGCTCTTCACCGGCCATTCGGCCTGGACTCTGCGGCACTGACGGAGGCGGTGCGCTGGAGCTCCAAAGAGAACCTGCTCGGAGCCGCCGAGAGCGACCCGAACCTCTTCGTTGCACTTTATGACTTTGTCGCCAGCGGAGACAACACGCTCAGCATTACCAAAG GTGAGAAGCTGCGTGTGCTTGGCTACAACCAGAATAGGGAATGGAGTGAAGTGCGCTCTAAGAACGGCCAGGGCTGGGTGCCCTCCAACTACATCACACCAGTCAACAGTCTGGAGAAGCATAGCTGGTACCATGGGCCCGTTTCTCGTAGTGCTGCAGAGTACCTGCTCTCTTCTCTAATCAATGGGAGTTTTCTGGTCCGGGAAAGCGAGAGCAGCCCCGGACAGCTGTCCATTTCTCTGCGGTATGAAGGGAGGGTCTACCACTACCGGATCAATACAGCCTCTGATGGAAAG GTCTATGTTACATCCGAGAGCCGTTTTGCCACCCTCGCTGAGCTGGTCCACCACCACTCCACAGTAGCCGATGGCCTGGTCACCACATTGCACTACCCAGCGCCCAAATGTAACAAGCCCACAGTGTATGGTGTGTCTCCCATCCATGACAAGTGGGAAATGGAGCGCACAGACATCACCATGAAGCACAAGCTGGGAGGGGGGCAGTACGGGGAGGTGTATGTGGGAGTGTGGAAAAAGTACAACCTCACAGTGGCTGTCAAAACGCTTAAG GAGGACACCATGGAAATTGAAGAATTTCTAAAAGAGGCATCAGTTATGAAGGAGGTCAAACATCCAAACCTTGTTCAGCTATTAG GTGTGTGTACCTTGGAGCCTCCCTTTTATATTGTGACGGAGTACATGCCGCATGGTAACCTACTGGACTACTTGAGAGAGTGTGATAAAGAGGAGGTGAACGCTGTTGTGTTGCTCTACATGGCAACACAAATCTCTTCTGCCATGGAATACCTGGAAAAAAAGAACTTCATCCACAG GGATCTTGCTGCAAGGAACTGCCTGGTCGGGGAGAATCATGTTGTGAAGGTTGCAGACTTTGGCTTGAGCAGGTTGATGACTGGTGACACCTACACTGCACATGCTGGGGCCAAGTTCCCCATCAAATGGACTGCACCCGAGAGTCTTGCTTACAACACCTTCTCCATCAAGTCTGATGTGTGGG CGTTTGGGGTCCTGCTGTGGGAAATTGCTACATATGGCATGTCTCCATACCCTGGCATTGATCTGTCTCAGGTCTATGACCTCCTGGAGAAAGGATATCGTATGGAACAGCCTGAGGGATGTCCACCCAAGGTCTATGAACTCATGAGAGCAT GCTGGCAGTGGAGCCCATTAGACCGACCTTCATTTGCAGAAATCCACCAAGCATTTGAAACAATGTTCCATGACTCCAGTATCTCTGAAG AGGTGGCAGAGGAGCTTTGTAAGACGGCCTCCTCTGGTCACTTTGGACCACTGCACTCCTTCAGTCAGGACATGCCCCTGCTGCCTTCCAAATCTCGCACACTCCACAAGCACAcggaaaacaaggaaaacataGAGGGCGGACTGGATGGGCGCACTGACCATGGCACACACAGCCACTCAG GCTGGGCTTCATTGCTGGGAGGCGATGGACGATCAGGTGGCTCCCCAGCTTTGCCCAGAAAACAGCAGCCACGAGATAAATCTCCCGGCAGCCTTTTAGAGGATACACAGGATATGGGCACGTTTACAAGAGACCGCAAGACTAGCTTCTTTAGCTCcttcataaaaaagaaatcttcctcctcttcttcctcctcccagCTCCAACAGAGCCTTCCAACACCACCCAAGAGGAGTAGTTCTTTCCGGGAGATGGAAACACAGCCTCACAAGAAGTATGAACCCACTGCTGATTTCagtgctcctcctcctttgccTCAGTCAGACAGTTTAGGAGGCTTTTCTGCCTCTCCTTCCCACTCCCAAGGGGAACCCGCCCAGACCCAGTCGAGGTGCTGTGGGGCGGCTTTCGGGCAGAAACCCTCAAGCGGAGGCCTTAGTTCACAGGTGACGAGCAGTAGCACCTGGGGAGGGTTGGCTGGCTTTTTTACCCCACGACTCATCAAAAAGACCCTGGGGCTACGGACAGGAAAGACACCCTCTTCAGACGAGGGTGGGAGTATAGTTGGAGGGCCCAAACCCTTCCCTAGGTCCAATTCTACCTCCTCTATGTCATCTGGACTGCCAGACCTGGAGCGCATGGCTCTAACTTTACCCAGGAACCGCAGTGCAAAAACTCCTCTGGAGAGAACTGCCTCCACAACTTCCCAGCCAGAGAATGGGGCGGCACAGCCCTCTGAATCTCTGCTGAGGAGGATGGACGAGGGGACGGCACAAATCAGGGAAAGGCCCAAAGCCAAGCTACTACCCCGGGGCGCTGCTGCAGGGATGAGGGCACCAGGAGTTGGGGGGGAGGTTGGGGAATCAGACACTCTCTCCCGAGTCAAGGAGGGTAAAGAAGAGAGTGGGGGAGGACTGGAAAGGCAACAGAGTTGGTCATCTCCCTTAAAGAGCTCCACATCTACCACTTCCTCAGCTGCACCGGGTGCACCAACCCACAACCACAAAGTTCCAGTCCTGATCTCCCCCACGCTGAAGCACAGCCCAGCTGACGTGCACTTAGTCGGGCTTGACTCTCAGGGGAATCGCTTCAAACTGCTGTCTGAGCACCAAGCAGACCGGGACAGGCCGCGTCTTGTAAAACCCAAGTGTGCTCCTCCACCGCCTCCCACTCTGCGCGGCCTGCAACACTCCTACAGCGGTGACGGTGAGGAGCAGTTAGGAGGTGCACCTGTGGAGGTGAATGGAGACACATTAAAAGGTCACAGGTCAAGGCGAACGTCAGGGGGAGCAACGACGGGCAGACCGTCTGTGCCACCACCACAAGTGCCTCCTGCGTCTTCTTCTGCCATCACCAACACAACGCCAACCAAAATGGCCAATGGAGCCACCCCCACTGCCTCGCAAGCGGCACAGTCAGCCGGTTCCAAAGTGGCACTGCGGCGAATCAGGCAGCAGGCAGAGAGGGTTCCCCTGGAGCGGGTCAGCCGTGAGGCCCTGCTGGAGTGCCTGAGCAGCGTCCTCCAAGCCAGCTCCGAAAGCCCATCCAGCAGCCAGGTGCTGGACGCTGGCCACCAGCTGCTAGACTACTGCTCAGGTTACGTGGACTGCATCCCACAGATGAGGAACAAGTTTGCCTTTCGAGAGGCAGTGGGAAAGCTAGAGCTCAGCCTGCAAGAACTAAGGGCTTCGTCTTCAGGGGGAGGACTGAGCAGTGTGGGGCCCAACACTGTACTGGACAACCTGCACAGCTGTATTAAAGAGATTAGTGATGTAGTGCAGAGGTAG
- the abl2 gene encoding tyrosine-protein kinase ABL2 isoform X1, with translation MGQQVGRVGEGTSTALQPPQPHASQPHQGKGIRGSGAGRRPREPGSSTGTPPGRTAAVNVPDPAINIFTQHSEALHRPFGLDSAALTEAVRWSSKENLLGAAESDPNLFVALYDFVASGDNTLSITKGEKLRVLGYNQNREWSEVRSKNGQGWVPSNYITPVNSLEKHSWYHGPVSRSAAEYLLSSLINGSFLVRESESSPGQLSISLRYEGRVYHYRINTASDGKVYVTSESRFATLAELVHHHSTVADGLVTTLHYPAPKCNKPTVYGVSPIHDKWEMERTDITMKHKLGGGQYGEVYVGVWKKYNLTVAVKTLKEDTMEIEEFLKEASVMKEVKHPNLVQLLGVCTLEPPFYIVTEYMPHGNLLDYLRECDKEEVNAVVLLYMATQISSAMEYLEKKNFIHRDLAARNCLVGENHVVKVADFGLSRLMTGDTYTAHAGAKFPIKWTAPESLAYNTFSIKSDVWAFGVLLWEIATYGMSPYPGIDLSQVYDLLEKGYRMEQPEGCPPKVYELMRACWQWSPLDRPSFAEIHQAFETMFHDSSISEEVAEELCKTASSGHFGPLHSFSQDMPLLPSKSRTLHKHTENKENIEGGLDGRTDHGTHSHSGWASLLGGDGRSGGSPALPRKQQPRDKSPGSLLEDTQDMGTFTRDRKTSFFSSFIKKKSSSSSSSSQLQQSLPTPPKRSSSFREMETQPHKKYEPTADFSAPPPLPQSDSLGGFSASPSHSQGEPAQTQSRCCGAAFGQKPSSGGLSSQVTSSSTWGGLAGFFTPRLIKKTLGLRTGKTPSSDEGGSIVGGPKPFPRSNSTSSMSSGLPDLERMALTLPRNRSAKTPLERTASTTSQPENGAAQPSESLLRRMDEGTAQIRERPKAKLLPRGAAAGMRAPGVGGEVGESDTLSRVKEGKEESGGGLERQQSWSSPLKSSTSTTSSAAPGAPTHNHKVPVLISPTLKHSPADVHLVGLDSQGNRFKLLSEHQADRDRPRLVKPKCAPPPPPTLRGLQHSYSGDGEEQLGGAPVEVNGDTLKGHRSRRTSGGATTGRPSVPPPQVPPASSSAITNTTPTKMANGATPTASQAAQSAGSKVALRRIRQQAERVPLERVSREALLECLSSVLQASSESPSSSQVLDAGHQLLDYCSGYVDCIPQMRNKFAFREAVGKLELSLQELRASSSGGGLSSVGPNTVLDNLHSCIKEISDVVQR, from the exons ATGGGACAGCAGGTAGGCCGCGTCGGTGAGGGCACATCGACCGCACTCCAGCCACCACAGCCTCACGCGTCCCAACCACACCAAGGGAAGGGGATTCGGGGGAGCGGCGCCGGGAGGAGACCCCGTGAACCCGGCAGTAGCACCGGGACACCACCGGGCAGGACTGCTGCAGTCAATGTGCCAGATCCAGCCATCAATATATTCACACAGCATTCAG AAGCTCTTCACCGGCCATTCGGCCTGGACTCTGCGGCACTGACGGAGGCGGTGCGCTGGAGCTCCAAAGAGAACCTGCTCGGAGCCGCCGAGAGCGACCCGAACCTCTTCGTTGCACTTTATGACTTTGTCGCCAGCGGAGACAACACGCTCAGCATTACCAAAG GTGAGAAGCTGCGTGTGCTTGGCTACAACCAGAATAGGGAATGGAGTGAAGTGCGCTCTAAGAACGGCCAGGGCTGGGTGCCCTCCAACTACATCACACCAGTCAACAGTCTGGAGAAGCATAGCTGGTACCATGGGCCCGTTTCTCGTAGTGCTGCAGAGTACCTGCTCTCTTCTCTAATCAATGGGAGTTTTCTGGTCCGGGAAAGCGAGAGCAGCCCCGGACAGCTGTCCATTTCTCTGCGGTATGAAGGGAGGGTCTACCACTACCGGATCAATACAGCCTCTGATGGAAAG GTCTATGTTACATCCGAGAGCCGTTTTGCCACCCTCGCTGAGCTGGTCCACCACCACTCCACAGTAGCCGATGGCCTGGTCACCACATTGCACTACCCAGCGCCCAAATGTAACAAGCCCACAGTGTATGGTGTGTCTCCCATCCATGACAAGTGGGAAATGGAGCGCACAGACATCACCATGAAGCACAAGCTGGGAGGGGGGCAGTACGGGGAGGTGTATGTGGGAGTGTGGAAAAAGTACAACCTCACAGTGGCTGTCAAAACGCTTAAG GAGGACACCATGGAAATTGAAGAATTTCTAAAAGAGGCATCAGTTATGAAGGAGGTCAAACATCCAAACCTTGTTCAGCTATTAG GTGTGTGTACCTTGGAGCCTCCCTTTTATATTGTGACGGAGTACATGCCGCATGGTAACCTACTGGACTACTTGAGAGAGTGTGATAAAGAGGAGGTGAACGCTGTTGTGTTGCTCTACATGGCAACACAAATCTCTTCTGCCATGGAATACCTGGAAAAAAAGAACTTCATCCACAG GGATCTTGCTGCAAGGAACTGCCTGGTCGGGGAGAATCATGTTGTGAAGGTTGCAGACTTTGGCTTGAGCAGGTTGATGACTGGTGACACCTACACTGCACATGCTGGGGCCAAGTTCCCCATCAAATGGACTGCACCCGAGAGTCTTGCTTACAACACCTTCTCCATCAAGTCTGATGTGTGGG CGTTTGGGGTCCTGCTGTGGGAAATTGCTACATATGGCATGTCTCCATACCCTGGCATTGATCTGTCTCAGGTCTATGACCTCCTGGAGAAAGGATATCGTATGGAACAGCCTGAGGGATGTCCACCCAAGGTCTATGAACTCATGAGAGCAT GCTGGCAGTGGAGCCCATTAGACCGACCTTCATTTGCAGAAATCCACCAAGCATTTGAAACAATGTTCCATGACTCCAGTATCTCTGAAG AGGTGGCAGAGGAGCTTTGTAAGACGGCCTCCTCTGGTCACTTTGGACCACTGCACTCCTTCAGTCAGGACATGCCCCTGCTGCCTTCCAAATCTCGCACACTCCACAAGCACAcggaaaacaaggaaaacataGAGGGCGGACTGGATGGGCGCACTGACCATGGCACACACAGCCACTCAG GCTGGGCTTCATTGCTGGGAGGCGATGGACGATCAGGTGGCTCCCCAGCTTTGCCCAGAAAACAGCAGCCACGAGATAAATCTCCCGGCAGCCTTTTAGAGGATACACAGGATATGGGCACGTTTACAAGAGACCGCAAGACTAGCTTCTTTAGCTCcttcataaaaaagaaatcttcctcctcttcttcctcctcccagCTCCAACAGAGCCTTCCAACACCACCCAAGAGGAGTAGTTCTTTCCGGGAGATGGAAACACAGCCTCACAAGAAGTATGAACCCACTGCTGATTTCagtgctcctcctcctttgccTCAGTCAGACAGTTTAGGAGGCTTTTCTGCCTCTCCTTCCCACTCCCAAGGGGAACCCGCCCAGACCCAGTCGAGGTGCTGTGGGGCGGCTTTCGGGCAGAAACCCTCAAGCGGAGGCCTTAGTTCACAGGTGACGAGCAGTAGCACCTGGGGAGGGTTGGCTGGCTTTTTTACCCCACGACTCATCAAAAAGACCCTGGGGCTACGGACAGGAAAGACACCCTCTTCAGACGAGGGTGGGAGTATAGTTGGAGGGCCCAAACCCTTCCCTAGGTCCAATTCTACCTCCTCTATGTCATCTGGACTGCCAGACCTGGAGCGCATGGCTCTAACTTTACCCAGGAACCGCAGTGCAAAAACTCCTCTGGAGAGAACTGCCTCCACAACTTCCCAGCCAGAGAATGGGGCGGCACAGCCCTCTGAATCTCTGCTGAGGAGGATGGACGAGGGGACGGCACAAATCAGGGAAAGGCCCAAAGCCAAGCTACTACCCCGGGGCGCTGCTGCAGGGATGAGGGCACCAGGAGTTGGGGGGGAGGTTGGGGAATCAGACACTCTCTCCCGAGTCAAGGAGGGTAAAGAAGAGAGTGGGGGAGGACTGGAAAGGCAACAGAGTTGGTCATCTCCCTTAAAGAGCTCCACATCTACCACTTCCTCAGCTGCACCGGGTGCACCAACCCACAACCACAAAGTTCCAGTCCTGATCTCCCCCACGCTGAAGCACAGCCCAGCTGACGTGCACTTAGTCGGGCTTGACTCTCAGGGGAATCGCTTCAAACTGCTGTCTGAGCACCAAGCAGACCGGGACAGGCCGCGTCTTGTAAAACCCAAGTGTGCTCCTCCACCGCCTCCCACTCTGCGCGGCCTGCAACACTCCTACAGCGGTGACGGTGAGGAGCAGTTAGGAGGTGCACCTGTGGAGGTGAATGGAGACACATTAAAAGGTCACAGGTCAAGGCGAACGTCAGGGGGAGCAACGACGGGCAGACCGTCTGTGCCACCACCACAAGTGCCTCCTGCGTCTTCTTCTGCCATCACCAACACAACGCCAACCAAAATGGCCAATGGAGCCACCCCCACTGCCTCGCAAGCGGCACAGTCAGCCGGTTCCAAAGTGGCACTGCGGCGAATCAGGCAGCAGGCAGAGAGGGTTCCCCTGGAGCGGGTCAGCCGTGAGGCCCTGCTGGAGTGCCTGAGCAGCGTCCTCCAAGCCAGCTCCGAAAGCCCATCCAGCAGCCAGGTGCTGGACGCTGGCCACCAGCTGCTAGACTACTGCTCAGGTTACGTGGACTGCATCCCACAGATGAGGAACAAGTTTGCCTTTCGAGAGGCAGTGGGAAAGCTAGAGCTCAGCCTGCAAGAACTAAGGGCTTCGTCTTCAGGGGGAGGACTGAGCAGTGTGGGGCCCAACACTGTACTGGACAACCTGCACAGCTGTATTAAAGAGATTAGTGATGTAGTGCAGAGGTAG
- the abl2 gene encoding tyrosine-protein kinase ABL2 isoform X2 encodes MLLRCLQASSSFDEEWTALSSCQHRHTGLTQGTNHGHTEALHRPFGLDSAALTEAVRWSSKENLLGAAESDPNLFVALYDFVASGDNTLSITKGEKLRVLGYNQNREWSEVRSKNGQGWVPSNYITPVNSLEKHSWYHGPVSRSAAEYLLSSLINGSFLVRESESSPGQLSISLRYEGRVYHYRINTASDGKVYVTSESRFATLAELVHHHSTVADGLVTTLHYPAPKCNKPTVYGVSPIHDKWEMERTDITMKHKLGGGQYGEVYVGVWKKYNLTVAVKTLKEDTMEIEEFLKEASVMKEVKHPNLVQLLGVCTLEPPFYIVTEYMPHGNLLDYLRECDKEEVNAVVLLYMATQISSAMEYLEKKNFIHRDLAARNCLVGENHVVKVADFGLSRLMTGDTYTAHAGAKFPIKWTAPESLAYNTFSIKSDVWAFGVLLWEIATYGMSPYPGIDLSQVYDLLEKGYRMEQPEGCPPKVYELMRACWQWSPLDRPSFAEIHQAFETMFHDSSISEEVAEELCKTASSGHFGPLHSFSQDMPLLPSKSRTLHKHTENKENIEGGLDGRTDHGTHSHSGWASLLGGDGRSGGSPALPRKQQPRDKSPGSLLEDTQDMGTFTRDRKTSFFSSFIKKKSSSSSSSSQLQQSLPTPPKRSSSFREMETQPHKKYEPTADFSAPPPLPQSDSLGGFSASPSHSQGEPAQTQSRCCGAAFGQKPSSGGLSSQVTSSSTWGGLAGFFTPRLIKKTLGLRTGKTPSSDEGGSIVGGPKPFPRSNSTSSMSSGLPDLERMALTLPRNRSAKTPLERTASTTSQPENGAAQPSESLLRRMDEGTAQIRERPKAKLLPRGAAAGMRAPGVGGEVGESDTLSRVKEGKEESGGGLERQQSWSSPLKSSTSTTSSAAPGAPTHNHKVPVLISPTLKHSPADVHLVGLDSQGNRFKLLSEHQADRDRPRLVKPKCAPPPPPTLRGLQHSYSGDGEEQLGGAPVEVNGDTLKGHRSRRTSGGATTGRPSVPPPQVPPASSSAITNTTPTKMANGATPTASQAAQSAGSKVALRRIRQQAERVPLERVSREALLECLSSVLQASSESPSSSQVLDAGHQLLDYCSGYVDCIPQMRNKFAFREAVGKLELSLQELRASSSGGGLSSVGPNTVLDNLHSCIKEISDVVQR; translated from the exons ATGCTTTTGAGGTGCCTGCAGGCAAGCAGCAGTTTTGATGAAGAATGGACAGCTCTTAGCAGCTGTCAGCATCGCCACACAGGGCTCACGCAAGGGACTAATCATGGACACACAG AAGCTCTTCACCGGCCATTCGGCCTGGACTCTGCGGCACTGACGGAGGCGGTGCGCTGGAGCTCCAAAGAGAACCTGCTCGGAGCCGCCGAGAGCGACCCGAACCTCTTCGTTGCACTTTATGACTTTGTCGCCAGCGGAGACAACACGCTCAGCATTACCAAAG GTGAGAAGCTGCGTGTGCTTGGCTACAACCAGAATAGGGAATGGAGTGAAGTGCGCTCTAAGAACGGCCAGGGCTGGGTGCCCTCCAACTACATCACACCAGTCAACAGTCTGGAGAAGCATAGCTGGTACCATGGGCCCGTTTCTCGTAGTGCTGCAGAGTACCTGCTCTCTTCTCTAATCAATGGGAGTTTTCTGGTCCGGGAAAGCGAGAGCAGCCCCGGACAGCTGTCCATTTCTCTGCGGTATGAAGGGAGGGTCTACCACTACCGGATCAATACAGCCTCTGATGGAAAG GTCTATGTTACATCCGAGAGCCGTTTTGCCACCCTCGCTGAGCTGGTCCACCACCACTCCACAGTAGCCGATGGCCTGGTCACCACATTGCACTACCCAGCGCCCAAATGTAACAAGCCCACAGTGTATGGTGTGTCTCCCATCCATGACAAGTGGGAAATGGAGCGCACAGACATCACCATGAAGCACAAGCTGGGAGGGGGGCAGTACGGGGAGGTGTATGTGGGAGTGTGGAAAAAGTACAACCTCACAGTGGCTGTCAAAACGCTTAAG GAGGACACCATGGAAATTGAAGAATTTCTAAAAGAGGCATCAGTTATGAAGGAGGTCAAACATCCAAACCTTGTTCAGCTATTAG GTGTGTGTACCTTGGAGCCTCCCTTTTATATTGTGACGGAGTACATGCCGCATGGTAACCTACTGGACTACTTGAGAGAGTGTGATAAAGAGGAGGTGAACGCTGTTGTGTTGCTCTACATGGCAACACAAATCTCTTCTGCCATGGAATACCTGGAAAAAAAGAACTTCATCCACAG GGATCTTGCTGCAAGGAACTGCCTGGTCGGGGAGAATCATGTTGTGAAGGTTGCAGACTTTGGCTTGAGCAGGTTGATGACTGGTGACACCTACACTGCACATGCTGGGGCCAAGTTCCCCATCAAATGGACTGCACCCGAGAGTCTTGCTTACAACACCTTCTCCATCAAGTCTGATGTGTGGG CGTTTGGGGTCCTGCTGTGGGAAATTGCTACATATGGCATGTCTCCATACCCTGGCATTGATCTGTCTCAGGTCTATGACCTCCTGGAGAAAGGATATCGTATGGAACAGCCTGAGGGATGTCCACCCAAGGTCTATGAACTCATGAGAGCAT GCTGGCAGTGGAGCCCATTAGACCGACCTTCATTTGCAGAAATCCACCAAGCATTTGAAACAATGTTCCATGACTCCAGTATCTCTGAAG AGGTGGCAGAGGAGCTTTGTAAGACGGCCTCCTCTGGTCACTTTGGACCACTGCACTCCTTCAGTCAGGACATGCCCCTGCTGCCTTCCAAATCTCGCACACTCCACAAGCACAcggaaaacaaggaaaacataGAGGGCGGACTGGATGGGCGCACTGACCATGGCACACACAGCCACTCAG GCTGGGCTTCATTGCTGGGAGGCGATGGACGATCAGGTGGCTCCCCAGCTTTGCCCAGAAAACAGCAGCCACGAGATAAATCTCCCGGCAGCCTTTTAGAGGATACACAGGATATGGGCACGTTTACAAGAGACCGCAAGACTAGCTTCTTTAGCTCcttcataaaaaagaaatcttcctcctcttcttcctcctcccagCTCCAACAGAGCCTTCCAACACCACCCAAGAGGAGTAGTTCTTTCCGGGAGATGGAAACACAGCCTCACAAGAAGTATGAACCCACTGCTGATTTCagtgctcctcctcctttgccTCAGTCAGACAGTTTAGGAGGCTTTTCTGCCTCTCCTTCCCACTCCCAAGGGGAACCCGCCCAGACCCAGTCGAGGTGCTGTGGGGCGGCTTTCGGGCAGAAACCCTCAAGCGGAGGCCTTAGTTCACAGGTGACGAGCAGTAGCACCTGGGGAGGGTTGGCTGGCTTTTTTACCCCACGACTCATCAAAAAGACCCTGGGGCTACGGACAGGAAAGACACCCTCTTCAGACGAGGGTGGGAGTATAGTTGGAGGGCCCAAACCCTTCCCTAGGTCCAATTCTACCTCCTCTATGTCATCTGGACTGCCAGACCTGGAGCGCATGGCTCTAACTTTACCCAGGAACCGCAGTGCAAAAACTCCTCTGGAGAGAACTGCCTCCACAACTTCCCAGCCAGAGAATGGGGCGGCACAGCCCTCTGAATCTCTGCTGAGGAGGATGGACGAGGGGACGGCACAAATCAGGGAAAGGCCCAAAGCCAAGCTACTACCCCGGGGCGCTGCTGCAGGGATGAGGGCACCAGGAGTTGGGGGGGAGGTTGGGGAATCAGACACTCTCTCCCGAGTCAAGGAGGGTAAAGAAGAGAGTGGGGGAGGACTGGAAAGGCAACAGAGTTGGTCATCTCCCTTAAAGAGCTCCACATCTACCACTTCCTCAGCTGCACCGGGTGCACCAACCCACAACCACAAAGTTCCAGTCCTGATCTCCCCCACGCTGAAGCACAGCCCAGCTGACGTGCACTTAGTCGGGCTTGACTCTCAGGGGAATCGCTTCAAACTGCTGTCTGAGCACCAAGCAGACCGGGACAGGCCGCGTCTTGTAAAACCCAAGTGTGCTCCTCCACCGCCTCCCACTCTGCGCGGCCTGCAACACTCCTACAGCGGTGACGGTGAGGAGCAGTTAGGAGGTGCACCTGTGGAGGTGAATGGAGACACATTAAAAGGTCACAGGTCAAGGCGAACGTCAGGGGGAGCAACGACGGGCAGACCGTCTGTGCCACCACCACAAGTGCCTCCTGCGTCTTCTTCTGCCATCACCAACACAACGCCAACCAAAATGGCCAATGGAGCCACCCCCACTGCCTCGCAAGCGGCACAGTCAGCCGGTTCCAAAGTGGCACTGCGGCGAATCAGGCAGCAGGCAGAGAGGGTTCCCCTGGAGCGGGTCAGCCGTGAGGCCCTGCTGGAGTGCCTGAGCAGCGTCCTCCAAGCCAGCTCCGAAAGCCCATCCAGCAGCCAGGTGCTGGACGCTGGCCACCAGCTGCTAGACTACTGCTCAGGTTACGTGGACTGCATCCCACAGATGAGGAACAAGTTTGCCTTTCGAGAGGCAGTGGGAAAGCTAGAGCTCAGCCTGCAAGAACTAAGGGCTTCGTCTTCAGGGGGAGGACTGAGCAGTGTGGGGCCCAACACTGTACTGGACAACCTGCACAGCTGTATTAAAGAGATTAGTGATGTAGTGCAGAGGTAG